GGGTCTTTGTAGTCGTCGGAGCTAGTAGCCATAAGGTGAGTAACGTAGGGTGAAGCGCGGGCTTCGGGTATCGCAAAATGGGTTGAAGCAGCTACGCTTAGGCAGCTACGCGGTCTTGTTCGGCTTCCTTCTCTTCGGCCACTAACTGCTTCTTTTTGAAGTAGCTAAACACCACTGGCACGAAAAACAGCGTGGTGAAGGTGGCTAGGAGCAGGCCGCCAATAACGGCCCGGCCCAGGGGGGCATTTTGCTCGCCTCCTTCGCCCAGCGCCAACGACAACGGCAGCAAACCAATGATGGCGGCCAGAGCGGTCATTAGCACCGGGCGCAGACGGGTAACGCCCGCATCAATGGCCGCGTCGCGCGGACTCAGGTCGGGTTGGGCCTCTCGCCGTTCGTTGGCAAATGACACCACCAGAATACTGTTGGCCGTGGCAATACCGATACACATAATGGCGCCCATAAGCGAAGGCACGCTGAAGGTAGTTTGGGTTACAAACAGCATCCAGAGCATACCCGAAATAGCGCCTGGCAGGGCCGTAATGATGATAAATGGATCGAGCCAGCTTTGAAAGTTGACCACCATCAGCAAATACAACAGCACAATAGCGCCCGCCAGACCAATGCCCAAACCAGTGAAGGAGGTTTTCATGCTTTCCACCTGACCGCGCAGCTCGATAGTCGTGCCTTTCGGTAGGTTTTTGCTCGTTTCCTCAATGATTTTGCGAATTTCCTTGGCCACGCCACCCAGGTCGCGGCCCTCCACGCTGGCGTAGATATCGACTACGCGCTGAATGTCATAGTCGCTCACCACGGCGTCGGTTTGGTCGCGGCGGGTTTGAGCAAAGCTGCTCAGGAGCTGGGCTTGGGTTTGGGTAAGACTGGTGATGCCAATGGTGCGCACATCATCTAGCGTAGTAAGCTCCCTGGGGGGCGTTTGCACGGCCACCGTGTAGTTCACGCCACTCTCCGGATTCAGCCACTGGTTGGGGTCGGTTTGGGTGCTGGAACTGAGATTTACCAGCACGTTATCGGCAATGTCGGCTTGGCTGAGGCCGGCCCGCTGGGCGCGCACCCGATCGACGTCGAGGCGAATCTGGGGGCTTTTATCTGGAAAATAAATGCATCCACGACGCCCGGAATAGCCGCTATTTTCTGTTGAAGCTGCTTGGCTACTTTCTCGTTAATTTCCATGTCGCGGCCCGTCACCTGCACATCAATGGGAGAGGGCAGGCCGAAGTTCAAGGTCTGATTAACGATGTCGGCGGGCTGAAAAAAGATGGTTAGGTCGGGGTGCTCGCGCTGCACCCGCCGCCTGATTTCGGTGATATAATCCTGCGTTGGTTCGTGGCCTTTTTTCAGCGAAGCTAGGATCTCGCCATCAGCCGAGC
The window above is part of the Hymenobacter radiodurans genome. Proteins encoded here:
- a CDS encoding efflux RND transporter permease subunit, which encodes MRAQRAGLSQADIADNVLVNLSSSTQTDPNQWLNPESGVNYTVAVQTPPRELTTLDDVRTIGITSLTQTQAQLLSSFAQTRRDQTDAVVSDYDIQRVVDIYASVEGRDLGGVAKEIRKIIEETSKNLPKGTTIELRGQVESMKTSFTGLGIGLAGAIVLLYLLMVVNFQSWLDPFIIITALPGAISGMLWMLFVTQTTFSVPSLMGAIMCIGIATANSILVVSFANERREAQPDLSPRDAAIDAGVTRLRPVLMTALAAIIGLLPLSLALGEGGEQNAPLGRAVIGGLLLATFTTLFFVPVVFSYFKKKQLVAEEKEAEQDRVAA